From Nguyenibacter vanlangensis, one genomic window encodes:
- a CDS encoding Lrp/AsnC family transcriptional regulator has translation MDEKLDRFDLSLLRALQRDAALSQRELADIVGLSQNACWRRLHALRERGLIRHQTVRLDPAALGLGLTVFVLVRTRHHSREWLERFRNAVTAIANVIDFYRIAGEYDYMLKVVATDMNAFDEIYQRLIAQVELDTVTSYMAMEAICDRRDLPL, from the coding sequence ATGGACGAAAAACTGGATCGTTTTGATCTGTCATTGCTGCGGGCCCTGCAACGGGATGCCGCGCTGTCGCAACGTGAGCTGGCCGATATCGTGGGGCTGTCGCAGAATGCGTGCTGGCGGCGGCTGCATGCGCTGCGCGAGCGCGGGCTGATCCGGCACCAGACCGTGCGGCTGGATCCGGCGGCGCTGGGGCTGGGGCTGACCGTCTTCGTGCTGGTGCGCACGCGCCATCATTCGCGCGAATGGCTGGAACGTTTCCGCAATGCGGTCACCGCCATTGCGAACGTGATCGATTTCTATCGCATCGCCGGCGAGTACGACTACATGCTGAAGGTCGTGGCCACGGACATGAACGCGTTCGACGAGATCTATCAGCGGCTGATCGCGCAGGTCGAACTGGATACGGTCACGTCCTACATGGCGATGGAGGCGATCTGCGACCGGCGGGACCTGCCGCTGTGA
- a CDS encoding aminotransferase class V-fold PLP-dependent enzyme, whose product MPDQQNPFATFTASLQAHDLAALRDGVIGEGAPIDGPFGVRPLLYADYVASGRALRQIEDFVLTRILPYYANSHTEASFCGQQASRLRRAARAEIARLCGAGAGFSTIFTGSGATAGLNRLVHLLGAGDAGAAPLVFIGPYEHHSNILPWRESGAEIVEIAEDAHGGPDLAQLRAALQAADPHRLKVGAFSAASNVTGIVTDIDAVSALLKAHGARVVWDYAGGGPYLPIDMRAGTPFEKDAVVLSPHKFIGGPGASGVMIVRDAAVSRRTPTFSGGGTVRFVSPWGHDYAEGLATREEAGTPNVIGDIRAALAFLVKEAIGQARMDARHAELYRRARQVWDRNPNLAILGNPRAESRLPIFSFQVRDPRHGGLIHQQLFTRMLSDCHGIQARGGCACAGPYAHRLLGIGQAESHALRDAILRGEELRKPGWTRLNFSVLMTDEKADRIIAAVDDLARAPYPTADAYQADPATARFRAAEIPAA is encoded by the coding sequence ATGCCGGACCAGCAGAACCCTTTCGCCACGTTCACCGCCTCATTGCAGGCGCACGACCTGGCGGCCCTGCGGGACGGGGTGATCGGCGAAGGCGCGCCGATCGACGGTCCGTTCGGCGTCCGGCCGCTGCTCTATGCCGACTACGTGGCCTCGGGCCGGGCACTGCGGCAGATCGAGGATTTCGTGCTGACGCGCATCCTGCCCTATTACGCCAACAGCCATACCGAGGCCTCGTTCTGCGGGCAGCAGGCCAGCCGCCTGCGCCGGGCGGCACGGGCCGAAATCGCCCGGCTGTGCGGCGCGGGCGCCGGTTTCTCGACGATCTTCACCGGCTCGGGCGCCACGGCGGGGCTGAACCGGCTGGTCCATCTGCTGGGCGCCGGCGATGCCGGGGCGGCGCCCCTGGTGTTCATCGGCCCCTACGAGCATCATTCCAACATCCTGCCCTGGCGGGAAAGCGGCGCCGAGATCGTGGAAATCGCCGAGGACGCGCACGGCGGCCCCGACCTGGCGCAGTTGCGCGCGGCGCTGCAGGCGGCCGATCCGCACCGGCTGAAGGTCGGCGCCTTCTCGGCGGCGTCCAACGTGACGGGCATCGTCACCGACATCGACGCGGTCAGCGCGCTGCTCAAGGCGCATGGCGCGCGGGTGGTCTGGGATTATGCCGGCGGCGGCCCCTACCTGCCGATCGACATGCGCGCCGGCACGCCGTTCGAGAAGGACGCGGTCGTGCTGTCGCCGCATAAATTCATCGGAGGCCCCGGCGCGTCGGGAGTGATGATCGTCCGCGACGCGGCGGTGTCGCGCCGCACGCCCACCTTCAGCGGCGGGGGCACGGTGCGGTTCGTCTCGCCCTGGGGCCATGACTATGCCGAGGGACTGGCCACGCGTGAGGAAGCGGGCACCCCGAACGTGATCGGCGACATCCGCGCCGCCCTGGCCTTCCTGGTCAAGGAGGCGATCGGCCAGGCGCGGATGGATGCGCGCCATGCCGAACTCTACCGAAGGGCGCGCCAGGTCTGGGACCGCAATCCGAATCTCGCGATCCTGGGCAACCCGCGGGCCGAATCCCGCCTGCCGATCTTCTCGTTCCAGGTGCGCGACCCGCGCCATGGCGGGCTGATCCACCAGCAGCTTTTCACGCGCATGCTGTCGGATTGCCACGGCATCCAGGCCCGCGGCGGCTGCGCCTGCGCCGGGCCGTACGCGCACCGGCTGCTGGGAATCGGCCAGGCGGAATCGCACGCCCTGCGCGACGCGATCCTGCGGGGCGAGGAACTGCGCAAGCCCGGCTGGACCCGCCTGAATTTCAGCGTGCTGATGACCGACGAGAAAGCCGACCGGATCATCGCGGCGGTGGACGATCTGGCGCGCGCGCCCTACCCCACCGCCGATGCCTACCAGGCCGACCCGGCCACCGCCCGGTTCCGCGCGGCCGAGATCCCGGCCGCCTGA
- a CDS encoding MYG1 family protein, giving the protein MPEHTPIGLEDETATVRALTHSGNFHVDETLGYVILHYALAPQGDLRGRVLAETPIDRLDFARTRAPDRIRSADIVFDVGGTYDPSNGRYDHHMKDKPLRADGTPYSAAGLLWKAYGVAALRNILATPLATPMDADGLAALWQIIDQSLVLPVDQDDNGVAKMGKLSLADIVSACGPAWDTAELHGPEAARAREAQGFANAAVAVAAHLVNMVDRARAGLKAANRVMAAYDQADDKRILVMETGMPTEKVIFEHDLPVVYVVSPASPDQWNVKAIPPKRGDFGQRVSLPEAWAGLERDALARISGVPDAVFAHPARFICGAASRDGALKMARLALEIDAASKQPAT; this is encoded by the coding sequence ATGCCAGAACACACGCCCATCGGTCTCGAAGATGAAACGGCAACCGTCAGGGCGCTGACCCATTCGGGGAATTTCCATGTCGACGAAACGCTGGGCTACGTCATCCTTCACTACGCGCTCGCGCCGCAGGGGGACCTGCGCGGCCGCGTGCTCGCCGAAACGCCCATCGACCGGCTCGATTTCGCGCGCACCCGCGCGCCCGACCGCATCCGCTCGGCCGACATCGTGTTCGACGTGGGCGGCACGTACGACCCGTCCAACGGCCGATACGACCACCACATGAAGGACAAGCCGCTCCGCGCGGACGGCACGCCCTACAGCGCCGCCGGATTGCTGTGGAAGGCGTACGGCGTCGCGGCGCTGCGCAACATCCTCGCCACGCCGCTCGCCACGCCGATGGACGCGGACGGACTCGCCGCGCTCTGGCAGATTATCGACCAATCGCTGGTCCTGCCGGTCGACCAGGACGATAACGGCGTCGCGAAGATGGGAAAATTGTCCCTGGCGGACATCGTGTCGGCCTGCGGCCCGGCCTGGGATACCGCCGAACTCCACGGTCCGGAAGCGGCCCGTGCGCGCGAGGCCCAGGGCTTCGCGAACGCCGCCGTCGCGGTGGCCGCCCACCTGGTCAACATGGTCGACCGCGCCCGCGCCGGGCTGAAGGCGGCGAACCGGGTGATGGCGGCCTACGACCAGGCCGACGACAAGCGCATCCTCGTCATGGAAACGGGAATGCCCACCGAGAAGGTGATTTTCGAGCACGACCTGCCGGTCGTCTACGTGGTCTCCCCGGCCAGCCCCGACCAGTGGAACGTCAAGGCCATCCCGCCCAAGCGCGGCGATTTCGGCCAGCGCGTCTCCCTGCCGGAAGCATGGGCCGGCCTCGAGAGGGACGCCCTGGCCAGGATCTCCGGCGTCCCCGACGCCGTCTTCGCCCACCCGGCCCGCTTCATCTGCGGCGCCGCCAGCCGCGACGGCGCCCTGAAAATGGCCCGCCTGGCACTCGAGATCGACGCCGCCTCAAAACAGCCCGCCACTTGA
- a CDS encoding aminotransferase class I/II-fold pyridoxal phosphate-dependent enzyme — MTVPRIDPFHAVTLSTLAHRLAAEGRDIVHMEFGQPSTGAPKAAIATAHRVLDSDSMGYWESPPLKARIARHYQETYGVTVTPEQIWLTCGASPAFVMALLCCFPVGARVALARPGYVAYRNTLRALHLEPVEIPCGPDARFQLSAAALAALDPPPAGVILASPANPTGTVLSAGEMQAITALCRARGIRIISDEIYHGLSYVGPVRSVLQDEPEALVVNSFSKYFSMAGWRLGWLVVPPALIDAAQTRVGNMFLTPPSLSQHAGLVAFDCREELEGHVRMYRRNRDLMLERLPALGVSRIAPPDGAFYIYADIGHLTQDSLAFCTRLLTETGVATAPGLDFDPVEGNRFMRFSFAVSTDRLEEALARMTPWFARAHEDAR; from the coding sequence ATGACCGTCCCCCGGATCGATCCGTTCCACGCCGTCACCCTCAGCACGCTCGCGCATCGCCTGGCCGCCGAGGGACGCGACATCGTGCATATGGAATTCGGGCAGCCCTCGACCGGCGCGCCCAAGGCCGCGATCGCCACGGCGCACCGCGTGCTGGACAGTGATTCCATGGGCTATTGGGAAAGCCCGCCGCTCAAGGCGCGCATCGCCCGCCATTACCAGGAAACCTACGGCGTGACGGTAACGCCCGAGCAGATCTGGCTGACCTGCGGCGCGTCGCCGGCCTTCGTCATGGCGCTGCTCTGCTGCTTTCCGGTCGGCGCGCGCGTGGCGCTGGCCCGTCCGGGCTACGTCGCCTATCGCAACACGCTGCGCGCGCTGCATCTCGAACCGGTCGAGATCCCCTGCGGCCCTGATGCGCGCTTCCAATTGTCCGCGGCGGCCCTCGCCGCGCTCGATCCGCCGCCGGCGGGCGTCATCCTGGCCAGCCCGGCCAATCCGACCGGCACCGTGCTGTCGGCCGGAGAAATGCAGGCCATCACCGCGCTATGCCGCGCGCGGGGCATCCGCATCATCTCCGACGAGATCTATCACGGCCTCAGCTATGTCGGGCCGGTGCGCTCGGTGCTGCAGGACGAGCCCGAGGCGCTGGTGGTCAACAGCTTCTCCAAATATTTCAGCATGGCGGGCTGGCGGCTGGGCTGGCTGGTGGTGCCGCCGGCGCTGATCGACGCCGCCCAGACCCGGGTGGGCAACATGTTCCTGACCCCGCCCTCGCTCAGCCAGCATGCCGGCCTGGTCGCCTTCGACTGCCGCGAGGAGCTGGAGGGCCATGTCCGCATGTATCGCCGCAACCGCGACCTGATGCTGGAACGGCTGCCGGCGCTCGGGGTCTCGCGGATCGCCCCGCCGGACGGCGCGTTCTACATCTATGCCGATATCGGCCACCTGACGCAGGACAGCCTGGCCTTCTGCACGAGATTGCTAACCGAAACCGGCGTCGCCACCGCGCCGGGCCTGGACTTCGATCCGGTCGAGGGCAATCGCTTCATGCGCTTCAGCTTCGCGGTCTCGACCGACCGGCTGGAAGAGGCCCTGGCGCGCATGACCCCCTGGTTCGCCCGCGCGCATGAAGACGCGCGGTAG
- the thiC gene encoding phosphomethylpyrimidine synthase ThiC has translation MNIHNPKDAFSDAGAGTVSADAAPRRPTRAPATGDVTVGPRAGGRKVYQSGVLFPGLRVPFRQVDLHPSAGEPPVTLYDSSGPYTDPLATIDIARGLDRVRESWVVRRGDAEPVAAPRQVRSEDNGGATGALLAPAFDDGRRVVRRARTGHGTGQGTGRGLTQLEYARAGIVTEEMEFVAIRENLRRERGDAALRDGEDFGASIPDFVTPEFVRDEVARGRAVIPANINHAELEPTIIGRNFLVKINANIGNSAVLGHVADEVDKMVWATRWGADTVMDLSTGRNIHNIRDWIIRNSPVPIGTVPIYQALEKVGGVAEDLNWEVFRDTLIEQAEQGVDYFTIHAGVRLPFIPLTAARVTGIVSRGGSIMAKWCLAHHRESFLYERFPEICEIMRAYDVTFSLGDGLRPGSIADANDAAQLAELRTLGELTRIAWDHGCQVMIEGPGHVPMHKIKANMDEQLAHCGEAPFYTLGPLTTDIAPGYDHITSAIGAAMIGWFGTAMLCYVTPKEHLGLPDRDDVKTGVITYKLAAHAADLAKGHPAARLHDDAVSRARFEFRWEDQFNLGLDPETARCFHDETLPKEAHKTAHFCSMCGPKFCSMKISQDIRDAARAQNNSAQNDSTPNDGMLSPGEIAAGLAEMGARFRAGGGDIDVAVGGAPVGD, from the coding sequence ATGAACATTCATAACCCCAAAGACGCCTTTTCGGACGCGGGTGCGGGCACGGTTTCGGCGGACGCCGCGCCGCGCCGGCCGACGCGGGCTCCCGCGACCGGTGACGTCACCGTCGGGCCCCGGGCGGGCGGGCGTAAGGTCTATCAGTCCGGCGTGCTGTTTCCCGGCCTGCGCGTGCCGTTCCGCCAGGTCGACCTGCATCCCAGCGCGGGCGAGCCGCCGGTGACCCTGTACGATTCCTCGGGTCCCTATACCGACCCGCTTGCCACGATCGACATCGCGCGCGGCCTGGATCGGGTGCGCGAATCCTGGGTCGTCCGCCGGGGCGACGCCGAGCCCGTGGCGGCGCCCCGCCAGGTGCGGAGCGAGGATAATGGCGGCGCCACGGGCGCGCTGCTGGCCCCTGCGTTCGACGACGGCCGGCGCGTCGTCCGCCGGGCCCGGACGGGGCACGGGACGGGGCAGGGAACGGGGCGGGGGCTGACGCAACTGGAATATGCGCGCGCCGGCATCGTGACCGAGGAAATGGAATTCGTGGCGATCCGGGAGAATCTGCGCCGGGAACGGGGTGACGCCGCCCTGCGGGACGGCGAGGATTTCGGGGCCAGCATTCCGGATTTCGTCACCCCAGAATTCGTGCGGGACGAGGTGGCGAGGGGCCGGGCGGTGATTCCGGCGAACATCAACCATGCCGAGCTGGAACCGACGATCATCGGCCGCAACTTCCTGGTGAAGATCAACGCCAATATCGGCAATTCCGCGGTGCTGGGCCATGTGGCGGACGAGGTGGACAAGATGGTCTGGGCCACGCGCTGGGGCGCCGATACGGTGATGGACCTGTCGACCGGGCGCAATATCCACAATATCCGCGACTGGATCATCCGCAACAGCCCGGTGCCGATCGGCACCGTGCCGATCTACCAGGCGCTGGAGAAGGTCGGCGGCGTGGCCGAGGACCTGAACTGGGAGGTGTTCCGCGACACGCTGATCGAGCAGGCCGAGCAGGGGGTGGATTATTTCACCATCCATGCCGGGGTGCGGCTGCCCTTCATTCCGCTGACCGCGGCGCGCGTGACCGGGATCGTCTCGCGCGGCGGGTCGATCATGGCCAAATGGTGCCTGGCTCATCATCGCGAGAGCTTCCTGTACGAACGATTCCCCGAGATCTGCGAGATCATGCGGGCCTATGACGTGACGTTCAGCCTGGGCGATGGGCTGCGCCCCGGCTCGATCGCCGATGCGAACGACGCGGCGCAGCTCGCCGAGCTGCGCACGCTGGGCGAATTGACCCGAATCGCCTGGGACCATGGGTGCCAGGTGATGATCGAGGGGCCGGGCCATGTGCCGATGCACAAGATCAAGGCCAACATGGACGAGCAACTGGCCCATTGCGGCGAGGCGCCGTTCTATACGCTGGGGCCGCTGACGACCGACATCGCGCCGGGATACGACCATATCACCAGCGCGATCGGGGCGGCGATGATCGGCTGGTTCGGCACCGCGATGCTCTGCTACGTCACGCCCAAGGAGCATCTGGGCCTGCCCGACCGCGACGACGTCAAGACCGGGGTGATCACCTACAAGCTGGCGGCCCATGCGGCCGACCTGGCCAAGGGGCACCCGGCGGCGCGGCTGCATGACGACGCGGTGTCGCGCGCGCGCTTCGAATTCCGCTGGGAGGACCAGTTCAACCTGGGGCTGGATCCGGAGACCGCGCGCTGCTTCCATGACGAGACCCTGCCGAAGGAAGCGCACAAGACGGCGCATTTCTGTTCGATGTGCGGTCCCAAATTCTGTTCGATGAAGATCAGCCAGGATATCCGCGACGCCGCCAGGGCCCAGAATAACAGTGCCCAAAATGACAGTACTCCAAATGACGGGATGCTGTCGCCGGGTGAGATCGCCGCCGGGCTGGCGGAAATGGGCGCGCGTTTCCGGGCGGGCGGCGGAGACATCGACGTGGCGGTGGGCGGCGCGCCGGTCGGGGACTGA
- a CDS encoding cytosine deaminase, with the protein MPDPIFDSVFDPVFDLILRRGRLADGRRVDIAVDGGRIAAIAPRIDAAARQEMDCAGHLVTPPFVDAHFHLDSTLSAGRPRHNASGTLLEGIALWGEFKREMDEADLYDRAHRLCRIAIAQGNLAIRSHVDIGDPHLRAVRALLQLRADMRPWLQIQLVAFPQDGYLRNPAAPALLARALEMGVDVVGGIPHFERTAADGAASIAALCRIAAERGLPVDMHCDETDDPASRHVETLAAETVRFGLQGRVTGSHLTSMHSMDNAYADKLIALMAQAGLGVVANPLINISLQGRYDTYPKRRGMTRVRELRAAGLPVAFGHDCVMDPWYRLGSHDMLEVAAMGAHVGHLMGEADLRGCFDAVTGDAARVIGLDGYGLAVGRPADLVVLQAADPIEALRLRPARLAVLRAGRVIAATPPRVTTLDLDGVQVLDLADQGVDQGAGESRASA; encoded by the coding sequence ATGCCCGATCCGATATTTGACTCGGTGTTCGACCCGGTGTTCGACCTGATTCTGCGCCGGGGGCGCCTGGCGGATGGACGGAGGGTGGATATTGCGGTCGATGGCGGGCGGATCGCCGCCATCGCGCCCCGGATCGACGCCGCTGCCCGGCAGGAGATGGATTGCGCGGGGCATCTGGTCACGCCGCCCTTCGTCGATGCGCATTTCCACCTGGACAGCACGCTGTCGGCCGGCCGGCCGCGCCATAATGCCAGCGGCACCCTGCTGGAAGGGATCGCGCTGTGGGGCGAATTCAAGCGGGAGATGGACGAGGCCGACCTGTACGACCGGGCGCATCGCCTGTGCCGGATCGCCATCGCCCAGGGCAATCTGGCGATCCGCAGCCATGTCGATATCGGCGATCCGCACCTGCGCGCGGTGCGGGCGCTGCTGCAATTGCGCGCCGACATGCGGCCCTGGCTGCAGATCCAACTGGTGGCCTTTCCGCAGGATGGGTATCTGCGCAATCCGGCGGCGCCGGCGCTGCTGGCGCGGGCGCTGGAGATGGGGGTGGACGTCGTGGGCGGCATCCCGCATTTCGAGCGCACCGCCGCCGACGGCGCGGCCTCGATTGCGGCATTGTGCCGGATCGCGGCCGAGCGCGGCCTGCCGGTGGACATGCATTGCGACGAGACCGACGATCCGGCCTCGCGCCATGTCGAGACGCTGGCCGCCGAGACCGTGCGGTTCGGCCTGCAGGGGCGGGTGACCGGTTCGCACCTGACCTCGATGCATTCGATGGACAATGCCTATGCCGACAAGCTGATCGCGCTGATGGCGCAGGCCGGCCTGGGGGTGGTGGCCAATCCGCTGATCAATATCAGCCTGCAGGGCCGCTATGACACCTATCCCAAGCGGCGGGGCATGACCCGGGTGCGGGAATTGCGCGCGGCCGGCCTGCCGGTCGCCTTCGGCCATGATTGCGTGATGGATCCCTGGTACCGGCTGGGCAGCCACGACATGCTGGAGGTCGCGGCGATGGGCGCGCATGTCGGCCATCTGATGGGCGAGGCGGATTTGCGCGGCTGTTTCGACGCGGTGACGGGCGATGCGGCGCGGGTGATCGGGCTGGACGGATACGGGCTGGCGGTCGGGCGGCCGGCCGATCTGGTGGTGCTGCAGGCGGCCGATCCGATCGAGGCGCTGCGCCTGCGGCCCGCCCGGCTGGCGGTGCTGCGCGCCGGGCGGGTGATCGCCGCCACGCCGCCGCGCGTCACGACGCTGGACCTGGACGGGGTGCAGGTGCTGGACCTGGCGGACCAGGGAGTGGACCAAGGGGCGGGAGAGTCGCGGGCGTCCGCATAG
- a CDS encoding cytosine permease, whose product MRIEASGRGIVERPLDPALQTMAIDRVFWSHFSPNLAPSAWVIGVLVGLMGLDVRTALLALVAGNVIGGLPVALCAAMGPATGLPQIEASRLAFGMAGKRVPALINWASCVGWDAVNNVPSTVALVLLARACGVALPFWLALGLLALAQVLAGAAGHDVVQAIEKYLGWVLLAAFACSGGFALLHLGAVPPLPHEVGLAGGTARGADLALAIRAVASFNLAWAVYASDYTRYLPRGTPPRRIIALTFGGVCASALMMEMFGLLTARAMGDASPGAVIAGLGHLAGPLAPLALAAIALSSVAINAANDNTAAYALMSAGIRLSRPLSAGVTAGLAYLLSVAGAGRFAALYENYLLLALYWIAPWCGIVLADWYGRGRAHPRDDAPDGWAPGASLFVGVTVLTILLFSATPLYTGPVARALGGVDIGYLVGFVAAAAGQALLVRRGRVARPVPEIA is encoded by the coding sequence ATGCGGATCGAGGCATCGGGGCGGGGGATCGTCGAGCGTCCGCTGGATCCGGCACTGCAGACCATGGCGATCGACCGGGTGTTCTGGAGCCATTTCTCCCCCAACCTGGCCCCGTCCGCCTGGGTGATCGGCGTGCTGGTCGGCCTGATGGGCCTGGATGTGCGGACGGCGCTTCTGGCGCTGGTGGCGGGCAATGTGATCGGCGGCCTGCCGGTGGCGCTGTGTGCCGCCATGGGGCCGGCGACCGGGCTGCCGCAGATCGAGGCCTCGCGCCTGGCCTTCGGCATGGCGGGCAAGCGGGTGCCGGCGCTGATCAACTGGGCGAGCTGCGTGGGGTGGGACGCGGTGAACAACGTGCCGTCCACGGTCGCGCTGGTGCTGCTGGCGCGCGCCTGCGGCGTGGCGCTGCCGTTCTGGCTGGCGCTGGGGCTGCTGGCGCTGGCGCAGGTGCTGGCCGGCGCGGCGGGACACGACGTGGTGCAGGCGATCGAGAAATATCTCGGCTGGGTGCTGCTGGCGGCCTTTGCGTGTTCCGGCGGATTCGCGCTGCTGCATCTGGGCGCCGTGCCGCCGCTGCCGCACGAGGTGGGCTTGGCTGGCGGGACGGCGCGGGGGGCCGACCTGGCGCTGGCGATCAGGGCGGTGGCCAGTTTCAACCTGGCCTGGGCGGTCTATGCGTCGGATTATACCCGCTATCTGCCGCGCGGGACGCCGCCGCGCCGCATCATTGCCCTGACCTTCGGCGGGGTGTGCGCCTCGGCCCTGATGATGGAGATGTTCGGATTGCTGACGGCGCGGGCGATGGGGGATGCCTCGCCCGGCGCGGTCATTGCCGGGCTGGGCCACCTGGCCGGCCCGCTGGCGCCCCTGGCGCTGGCGGCGATCGCGCTGTCGTCGGTGGCGATCAATGCCGCCAACGACAATACCGCCGCCTATGCCCTGATGTCCGCCGGCATCCGCCTGAGCCGTCCGCTGAGCGCCGGGGTGACGGCGGGCCTGGCCTATCTGCTGTCGGTCGCGGGGGCGGGGCGGTTCGCGGCCCTGTACGAGAATTACCTGCTGCTGGCGCTGTACTGGATCGCACCCTGGTGCGGAATCGTGCTGGCCGACTGGTATGGTCGCGGCCGTGCGCACCCCCGTGACGACGCGCCGGACGGGTGGGCGCCGGGGGCGAGCCTGTTCGTGGGGGTGACGGTGCTGACCATCCTGCTGTTTTCGGCCACCCCGCTTTATACCGGGCCGGTGGCGCGGGCGCTGGGCGGTGTGGATATCGGCTATCTGGTCGGGTTCGTGGCCGCGGCGGCCGGGCAGGCGCTGCTGGTCCGGCGCGGCCGCGTGGCCCGGCCGGTGCCGGAGATTGCGTGA
- a CDS encoding sugar porter family MFS transporter, translating into MKQENRSNANLIVDVIAGISAAGGLLFGYDTGIISAALLQIAPQFHLGIAGQQIVTSAIIAGALLGCMGSAPLSDWGGRRRTVMAAACVFIVGTALASLANNVVMLTLARFVLGLAVGAASQIVPLYISELAPAARRGRLVGMFQLAVVSGILVSFITGYVLRHESWRLMFGLGIIPAVVLLLGMAFLPNSPRWLAMRGDFEGARGVLRRVRPTHNMAERELQDIIDAHDRQAPWSELGKPWIRPALVASVGVALLCQLSGINAVLYYAPTIFSGAGFGQGSALLTSVAVGVAMIAATLIGNWAVEAIGRRALMLRLLPGASVALFVLAVLFQSGRTDGLHAWLMVVALLAYAVLNVGSLSVAIWIVGAEVYPLSVRSKGTSLVAASHWGADLLISLTTLSLVQSVGAGGTFLLFGAINALAFLFVLRFVPETRGRSLEEIEASLREGSFARPPIA; encoded by the coding sequence ATGAAACAAGAAAACCGATCAAACGCCAATTTGATTGTCGACGTGATTGCGGGAATTTCAGCCGCCGGTGGGTTATTATTCGGTTATGATACCGGCATTATTTCCGCCGCACTGTTGCAGATCGCACCGCAATTCCATCTGGGCATTGCCGGGCAGCAGATCGTCACCTCGGCGATCATCGCCGGCGCCCTGCTGGGCTGCATGGGCTCGGCCCCGCTGTCGGACTGGGGCGGCCGCCGACGCACCGTCATGGCGGCGGCATGCGTCTTCATCGTGGGCACCGCGCTGGCATCGCTGGCCAACAATGTCGTGATGCTGACGCTGGCCCGCTTCGTGCTGGGGCTGGCGGTCGGCGCGGCGTCGCAGATCGTGCCGCTCTATATCTCGGAACTGGCCCCTGCCGCGCGGCGCGGACGGCTGGTCGGGATGTTCCAGTTGGCGGTGGTGTCGGGCATCCTCGTCTCCTTCATCACCGGCTACGTGCTGCGGCACGAAAGCTGGCGGCTGATGTTCGGGCTGGGCATCATTCCGGCGGTGGTGCTGCTGCTGGGCATGGCGTTCCTGCCCAACAGCCCGCGCTGGCTGGCCATGCGCGGCGATTTCGAGGGCGCGCGCGGCGTGCTGCGCCGGGTCCGTCCCACCCACAACATGGCCGAACGCGAATTGCAGGACATCATCGACGCCCATGACCGGCAGGCCCCCTGGTCGGAACTGGGCAAGCCGTGGATCCGGCCGGCCCTGGTGGCCTCGGTCGGCGTCGCGCTGCTGTGCCAGCTCAGCGGCATCAACGCGGTGTTGTATTACGCGCCGACCATCTTCTCCGGCGCCGGTTTCGGCCAGGGCTCGGCCCTGCTGACCTCGGTGGCGGTCGGCGTGGCGATGATCGCCGCCACCCTGATCGGCAATTGGGCGGTCGAGGCCATCGGCCGCCGGGCCTTGATGCTGCGCCTGCTGCCGGGGGCCAGCGTGGCCCTGTTCGTCCTGGCCGTCCTGTTCCAGAGCGGCCGCACCGACGGGCTACATGCCTGGCTGATGGTCGTGGCGCTGCTGGCCTATGCGGTCCTGAATGTCGGCAGCCTGTCGGTCGCGATCTGGATCGTGGGGGCCGAGGTCTATCCCCTGTCGGTACGCAGCAAGGGCACCAGCCTGGTCGCCGCGTCCCATTGGGGGGCGGACCTGCTGATTTCGCTGACGACCCTGTCCTTGGTCCAGTCGGTCGGCGCCGGCGGCACCTTCCTGCTGTTCGGCGCGATCAACGCGCTGGCCTTCCTGTTCGTGCTGCGCTTCGTGCCCGAGACCAGGGGCCGGTCGCTGGAAGAGATCGAAGCCAGCCTGCGCGAAGGCAGCTTCGCCCGCCCGCCCATCGCATAG